The proteins below are encoded in one region of Cystobacter ferrugineus:
- a CDS encoding DUF448 domain-containing protein: MRLKARSSTNSRKELPVVAGPVRSCIGCGARRSQEELIRLGVGPEGGVVVVGRRKPPGRGAYLCGVGCLAAAVKRKAFGRAFRGKAGPVDPSLLGQALESVPGRGGATGGSGR; the protein is encoded by the coding sequence ATGCGCCTGAAAGCCCGCTCCAGTACTAATAGTAGGAAAGAGTTGCCGGTGGTGGCTGGACCGGTGCGAAGCTGCATCGGTTGCGGCGCGAGGCGCAGCCAGGAGGAACTCATCCGATTGGGGGTGGGTCCTGAAGGGGGGGTGGTGGTGGTGGGGCGAAGGAAGCCCCCTGGACGGGGAGCTTATCTTTGTGGGGTGGGGTGCCTGGCGGCGGCGGTCAAGCGGAAGGCCTTCGGTAGGGCCTTCCGGGGAAAGGCGGGTCCGGTCGACCCGTCGCTCCTGGGGCAGGCGCTGGAGTCGGTCCCGGGCCGGGGTGGAGCGACCGGAGGGAGTGGGCGTTAG
- the infB gene encoding translation initiation factor IF-2: MSKKRVHEIAKELKDHGVELDNKEVVTELVALGYDVKSHSSSLEDDQATSAVQRILDKRKPKQAAAPVTAKGFVVRRKAPSNAPSAEQPEEAPAAAAPTASVDLPREVTEPAATQAAASAVVAPPEPPRAEAPPIAAPVAESPAAPAPATPAPAVTAPVSAAPEAPGPVAAPPPPPPVAEAPRAEAAAPAPAEALRVETPAPVAAATPPTPAVPQPPVAAEAPRAAEPPRASTPAPAASRPASSFKESPHLPTRPPPSAVSPSVRTPSHPSSGPQRSSSSGGPGMSGSGRPGGPGGQGGRPGGPGGQGGRPGGPGGQGGRPGGPGGQGGRPGGPSQYQRGGPSQYQRGGPSSGPVRPSSPNASMGAQGAPPAGAPGTTPSPTHMVGGIPHQQVAQDPRSLRPTATQAVVISRPLIQVRRVTPTTSTGRQYPMAPGKSAIGEKREYKVVPDHLGRGRELVDVSKNKEKEKAGGRGNKRGTGAEGGISKQEMTDLVWGRVTIPVRGKKKKPTKKGAKTQITQMAEEKKVIKIQEGISVSDLGQRMGVRTNELIKKLMGLGKMATANQVIDAETTELLATDYGWRVEKAGFEVEDFLPEVQVRPEDERPRPPVVTVMGHVDHGKTSLLDAIRAANVAAGEAGGITQHIGAYSVKTSRGDITFLDTPGHEAFTAMRARGANVTDIVVLVVAADDGVMPQTIESIKQAKAAEVPIVVAINKMDVPGANPDRVKKDLANHELTPEEWGGETIMVPVSAKQKMGIDLLLENIALQAEVLELTSNPSRPAVGAIIEAKLEKGRGPVATVLVQEGTLKVGDAVVTGTHFGRVRAMNNSRGEAVKEVLPGYSAEVIGLSGVPTAGETLNAVADEKAAKEIATHRAMKGREAELGKANTRETLEQLFAKTKAGGGPKELRLVIKADVQGSAEAVKEAVQKLSTHKVRVEIIHTGVGAMTEGDVMRAAASKGMVVGFNVKPESGTEAAAKAQEVTLETYGIIYELIDGVRKSMEDLLEPIRTERKLGRAEVRNTFNVPKLGTIAGAAVLDGVMKRGAFIRLLRDSKQMFSGKMASLRRFKDDVKEVAQGFECGIGIENYSDLKPGDIIEAYEIEETRPSLS, encoded by the coding sequence ATGTCGAAGAAGCGAGTTCACGAGATTGCCAAGGAGCTCAAGGACCACGGGGTCGAGCTCGACAACAAAGAGGTCGTGACCGAGCTCGTCGCGCTCGGTTACGACGTCAAGAGCCACTCGTCCTCGCTCGAGGACGACCAGGCCACCTCTGCGGTGCAGCGGATCCTCGACAAGCGCAAGCCGAAGCAGGCCGCCGCGCCCGTGACCGCCAAGGGCTTCGTGGTGCGCCGCAAGGCCCCCTCGAACGCGCCTTCCGCCGAGCAGCCCGAGGAGGCACCGGCCGCCGCGGCTCCGACCGCTTCCGTCGACCTGCCGCGTGAGGTCACGGAGCCGGCCGCCACCCAGGCCGCCGCTTCCGCGGTGGTCGCGCCTCCCGAGCCTCCTCGTGCCGAGGCCCCGCCCATCGCCGCGCCCGTGGCGGAGAGCCCGGCCGCGCCCGCTCCGGCCACGCCTGCTCCGGCCGTGACCGCGCCGGTGTCGGCCGCCCCCGAGGCACCCGGCCCGGTGGCCGCGCCGCCGCCTCCTCCTCCTGTTGCCGAGGCCCCCCGGGCCGAGGCCGCCGCCCCGGCTCCCGCCGAGGCGCTCCGCGTCGAGACGCCCGCCCCCGTGGCGGCCGCGACGCCTCCCACCCCTGCTGTCCCGCAGCCTCCCGTCGCCGCCGAGGCGCCCCGGGCGGCGGAGCCCCCTCGGGCTTCGACCCCTGCCCCCGCCGCCTCGCGGCCGGCATCCTCTTTCAAGGAGTCACCCCACTTGCCTACCCGCCCGCCGCCTTCGGCGGTTTCGCCCTCTGTCCGGACGCCTTCTCATCCCTCTTCTGGACCCCAGCGGTCCTCTTCCTCGGGTGGACCCGGCATGTCGGGCTCCGGCCGTCCGGGTGGACCCGGTGGTCAGGGTGGCCGTCCCGGCGGACCCGGTGGTCAGGGTGGCCGTCCCGGCGGACCCGGTGGTCAGGGTGGCCGTCCCGGCGGACCCGGTGGTCAGGGTGGCCGTCCCGGCGGACCCAGCCAGTACCAGCGCGGCGGGCCCAGCCAGTATCAGCGCGGGGGTCCGTCCTCGGGGCCGGTGCGTCCTTCGTCCCCGAACGCTTCGATGGGGGCACAGGGGGCTCCGCCCGCTGGCGCGCCGGGCACGACTCCGTCGCCGACCCACATGGTGGGTGGTATTCCCCACCAGCAGGTCGCGCAGGATCCGCGCTCGCTGCGTCCCACGGCCACCCAGGCCGTCGTCATCTCGCGCCCGCTCATCCAGGTGCGCCGGGTCACGCCCACCACGAGCACGGGCCGACAGTACCCCATGGCGCCGGGCAAGAGCGCCATCGGTGAGAAGCGCGAGTACAAGGTCGTTCCGGACCACCTGGGCCGGGGCCGCGAGCTCGTCGACGTCTCCAAGAACAAGGAGAAGGAGAAGGCAGGCGGGCGTGGCAACAAGCGTGGAACGGGCGCCGAGGGCGGCATCTCCAAGCAGGAGATGACGGACCTGGTGTGGGGCCGCGTCACCATCCCCGTCCGGGGCAAGAAGAAGAAGCCCACGAAGAAGGGCGCCAAGACGCAGATCACCCAGATGGCCGAGGAGAAGAAGGTCATCAAGATCCAGGAGGGCATCAGCGTGTCCGACCTGGGCCAGCGCATGGGTGTGCGCACCAACGAGCTCATCAAGAAGCTCATGGGCCTGGGCAAGATGGCCACGGCCAACCAGGTCATCGACGCGGAGACCACCGAGCTGCTCGCCACCGACTACGGCTGGCGCGTGGAGAAGGCGGGCTTCGAGGTCGAGGACTTCCTGCCCGAGGTTCAGGTGCGCCCCGAGGACGAGCGTCCGCGTCCGCCGGTCGTCACCGTCATGGGCCACGTCGACCACGGCAAGACGAGCCTGCTCGACGCCATCCGCGCCGCCAACGTGGCGGCGGGCGAGGCTGGAGGCATCACCCAGCACATCGGTGCCTACTCGGTGAAGACGTCGCGCGGCGACATCACCTTCCTCGACACGCCGGGCCACGAGGCCTTCACGGCCATGCGCGCCCGCGGCGCCAACGTGACGGACATCGTGGTGCTGGTGGTGGCCGCCGATGACGGCGTGATGCCCCAGACGATCGAGTCCATCAAGCAGGCCAAGGCCGCCGAGGTGCCCATCGTCGTCGCCATCAACAAGATGGACGTGCCGGGCGCCAACCCGGACCGCGTGAAGAAGGACCTGGCCAACCACGAGCTCACTCCGGAAGAGTGGGGCGGCGAGACCATCATGGTCCCCGTGTCGGCCAAGCAGAAGATGGGCATCGACCTGCTGCTGGAGAACATCGCGCTGCAGGCCGAGGTGCTCGAGCTCACGAGCAACCCGTCCCGTCCGGCGGTGGGCGCCATCATCGAGGCCAAGCTGGAGAAGGGCCGCGGTCCCGTGGCCACCGTGCTGGTGCAGGAGGGCACGCTCAAGGTGGGCGACGCCGTCGTCACCGGCACCCACTTCGGCCGCGTGCGCGCCATGAACAACAGCCGCGGCGAGGCCGTGAAGGAAGTGCTCCCGGGCTACTCGGCGGAGGTCATCGGTCTGTCCGGTGTCCCCACCGCCGGTGAGACGCTCAACGCCGTGGCGGACGAGAAGGCCGCCAAGGAGATCGCCACCCACCGCGCCATGAAGGGCCGGGAGGCGGAGCTGGGCAAGGCCAACACCCGCGAGACGCTCGAGCAGCTCTTCGCCAAGACGAAGGCGGGCGGTGGTCCCAAGGAGCTGCGGCTCGTCATCAAGGCGGACGTGCAGGGCTCGGCCGAGGCCGTCAAGGAAGCGGTGCAGAAGCTGTCCACGCACAAGGTCCGGGTGGAGATCATCCACACGGGCGTGGGCGCCATGACCGAGGGCGACGTGATGCGCGCGGCCGCCTCCAAGGGCATGGTGGTGGGCTTCAACGTGAAGCCCGAGTCCGGCACCGAGGCCGCCGCCAAGGCCCAGGAGGTGACGCTGGAGACCTACGGCATCATCTACGAGCTCATCGACGGCGTGCGCAAGTCCATGGAAGACCTCCTGGAGCCCATCCGCACCGAGCGCAAGCTGGGCCGTGCGGAGGTGCGCAACACCTTCAACGTGCCGAAGCTGGGCACCATCGCCGGCGCGGCGGTGCTCGATGGCGTCATGAAGCGCGGCGCCTTCATCCGCCTGCTGCGCGACAGCAAGCAGATGTTCTCGGGGAAGATGGCCTCGCTGCGGCGCTTCAAGGACGACGTGAAGGAAGTCGCCCAGGGCTTCGAGTGCGGTATCGGCATCGAGAACTACAGCGATCTCAAGCCGGGCGACATCATCGAGGCCTACGAGATCGAGGAGACGCGGCCGAGCCTGAGCTAG
- the rimP gene encoding ribosome maturation factor RimP, translating into MAENIKQTVEARAQTLLEPIVAGEGLELLEVEFLREHEGWVLRLFIDKPGGRVGLDECSQVSRAVDTVLDVEDLIPHEYNLEVSSPGVNRPLKKPQHYERVKGQRVKVKTFGPVGEPPRKNFTGTLTEVAADAISVDVEGAGSFRIPFKDIAKANLEFEF; encoded by the coding sequence CAGACGGTGGAGGCGAGGGCACAGACGCTGCTCGAGCCCATCGTTGCGGGCGAGGGGCTGGAGCTCCTCGAGGTGGAGTTCCTCCGCGAGCACGAGGGCTGGGTCCTGCGCCTGTTCATCGACAAGCCCGGTGGGCGGGTGGGCCTGGATGAGTGTTCGCAGGTGTCGCGGGCGGTGGACACGGTGTTGGACGTGGAGGATCTGATTCCCCACGAGTACAACCTGGAAGTGTCCAGTCCGGGCGTGAACCGTCCCCTGAAGAAGCCCCAGCATTACGAGCGGGTGAAGGGTCAGCGGGTGAAGGTGAAGACCTTCGGGCCCGTTGGGGAGCCGCCACGCAAGAACTTCACCGGCACGCTCACCGAGGTGGCGGCCGACGCCATCAGCGTGGACGTGGAAGGAGCGGGCAGCTTCCGCATCCCCTTCAAGGACATCGCCAAGGCCAATCTGGAGTTCGAGTTCTAG
- the nusA gene encoding transcription termination factor NusA — MPTPANPNINLNLVLDQVAKDKGIERSVLISTLEDAMTTAAKKHFGQERNLEAKYDPEKGVVELFQAITVVETITDPIQAVNQIPLDEAHKKGMEVEPGDELVFQIFYRDEDAEEAKAQDNQYGDILRLKTFRRGFGRIAAQTAKQVILQRTRDAERENVFNEYKDRKNEIVTGIARRFERGNIIVDLGRAEAVLPVREQVPRETYRAGDRVQAYVLDVLRESKGPQIVLSRASVNLLTKLFEMEVPEIAEGIVVIEAAAREPGGRAKIAVSSRDADVDPVGACVGMKGSRVQAVVQELRGEKIDIVPFDEDPARFVCSALAPAEVSRVIIDEANHAMELIVPDDQLSLAIGRRGQNVRLAAQLTGWKLDINSESRVREMREFANRSLGALPGVNEMLVETLYAHGFRQAKDIAEANAEVLSQIPGVDPSRVPAMQEEARKQMGLDAAELSRMEREREQARQAEARRHPDELSQTERMARVRGMGEKAIEQLVLAGYKSVEDIANEKDLARLGDVPGVGIKKARQLKSAAENYLVEEARLRAELNAERGSSASSPSAEPAGA; from the coding sequence ATGCCCACGCCAGCCAATCCCAACATCAACCTCAACCTCGTCCTGGACCAGGTGGCCAAGGACAAGGGCATCGAGCGGAGCGTGCTGATTTCCACGCTCGAGGACGCGATGACGACCGCGGCCAAGAAGCACTTTGGCCAGGAGCGCAACCTCGAGGCCAAGTACGATCCCGAGAAAGGCGTGGTGGAGCTCTTCCAGGCCATCACCGTGGTGGAGACCATCACCGATCCCATCCAGGCGGTGAACCAGATTCCCCTCGACGAGGCCCACAAGAAGGGCATGGAAGTGGAGCCGGGCGACGAGCTCGTGTTCCAGATCTTCTACCGGGACGAGGACGCCGAGGAGGCCAAGGCCCAGGACAACCAGTACGGTGACATCCTGCGGCTCAAGACGTTCCGGCGCGGCTTCGGGCGCATCGCGGCCCAGACGGCCAAGCAGGTCATCCTGCAGCGCACCCGCGACGCCGAGCGCGAGAACGTCTTCAACGAGTACAAGGACCGCAAGAACGAGATCGTCACCGGCATCGCCCGGCGCTTCGAGCGCGGCAACATCATCGTGGACCTGGGCCGCGCGGAAGCGGTGCTGCCGGTGCGCGAGCAGGTGCCGCGCGAGACGTACCGCGCGGGCGACCGCGTCCAGGCGTACGTGCTCGACGTGCTGCGCGAGTCCAAGGGCCCTCAAATCGTCCTCAGCCGCGCCTCGGTCAACCTGCTCACCAAGCTCTTCGAGATGGAGGTGCCGGAGATCGCCGAGGGCATCGTGGTCATCGAGGCGGCGGCGCGTGAGCCGGGCGGGCGGGCGAAGATCGCCGTGTCCAGCCGCGACGCGGACGTGGATCCGGTGGGCGCGTGCGTGGGCATGAAGGGCAGCCGCGTGCAGGCCGTGGTGCAGGAGCTGCGCGGGGAGAAGATCGACATCGTCCCCTTCGACGAGGACCCGGCGCGCTTCGTGTGCTCGGCGCTCGCTCCCGCCGAGGTCAGCCGCGTCATCATCGACGAGGCCAACCACGCCATGGAGCTCATCGTGCCGGATGACCAGCTCTCGCTGGCCATCGGCCGCCGGGGCCAGAACGTGCGCCTGGCCGCGCAGCTCACCGGCTGGAAGCTGGACATCAACAGCGAGAGCCGCGTGCGCGAGATGCGCGAGTTCGCCAACCGCTCCCTGGGCGCGCTGCCCGGCGTCAACGAGATGCTGGTGGAGACGCTCTACGCCCACGGCTTCCGTCAGGCCAAGGACATCGCCGAGGCCAATGCGGAGGTGCTGTCGCAGATTCCGGGCGTGGACCCCTCGCGCGTGCCGGCCATGCAGGAGGAGGCACGCAAGCAGATGGGGCTGGACGCCGCGGAGCTGTCACGCATGGAGCGTGAGCGCGAGCAGGCCCGCCAGGCCGAGGCGCGCCGCCATCCGGACGAGCTCAGCCAGACCGAGCGCATGGCGCGCGTGCGCGGAATGGGCGAGAAGGCCATCGAGCAGCTGGTGCTGGCCGGTTACAAGTCGGTGGAGGACATCGCCAACGAGAAGGACCTGGCCCGGCTGGGGGACGTCCCGGGCGTGGGCATCAAGAAGGCCCGCCAGCTCAAGAGCGCGGCGGAGAACTACCTGGTGGAGGAGGCTCGGCTCCGGGCGGAACTCAACGCGGAACGTGGCTCGTCCGCTTCCTCGCCCTCCGCCGAGCCGGCGGGCGCTTAG